CAGTACTAGCCGTGAATCGTCCGTCACTTGATAGGCATCCGACCGCAATGCTAGTAAATCCGCCGTCGATTTCACCGGAGCGAAACGCTCGCGCGAAACCTCAATCGCACCCGTGTCGGCAAACGCCCCGATGGCCGCGCCCATCGCGGTTTCGAGCTGGTAAACTTTCGGCGAACCAGCATCGCGTGGATCGACTGTTTTCGTGTTGCGAATCATCGGCAGCGGCAGCACGCCGTTGTTGGCTAGCATGGTTTCCTTCAGTCGATCCAGGCGAATCCAAAGATTGTTAGTATTAAAGAAACGATGCTTCTCAATGTTCTGAAACTCGTCCATGTCCGCGTCGGGACATTGTGCGGATTCGCGCAGGAGAAGTCTCCCAGTGCTAACATCTTTCGCGAGATGCCCGCCCTTGCGATCGGCGTTCGTGCGCTTCGTCACTTCCATTAAAAACGACAGGTCGCTCGCCGCAAAATATTCCAAAATCGCCGTGTCCAAAGTCGCGCCCAGGTTGTCGGCATTCGAGACAAATAAATATCTAACTCCGCCCTCTAACAATCGGTCCAGCAGACCCGAACCTAACAACGACGGATAAATGTCGCCGTGACCCGGCGGACACCATTCCAGCGCCGGATTTGCCGGCCATTCGATGGGCGCGAGCGTCTCGACCTCCAGCTTCGGCACGCGGTTTTGCATCAACTCCAGATCGGTTCCTAACTCGGGATAAGCTTTCAGGAAATCCAGCGTGTCGGCGCTCGTGGAAAAGCTGTTCATCAATAAGAACCTAACTCGGCCCTGTTTTTGCAAATGCAGGATCTGCCGTGCGATTAGATCAAGAAAAGTCAGCCCGTCGCGAATCGGCAGCAGGGACTTCGCCTTTTCGAGTCCCATGCTAGTACCGAGGCCGCCGTTCAGCTTGATCACCACCGTTTTTTCCAGCAGCGCGGCAGCCGCCTCAGTCGTCTGCAACTCGCCTGCTTTCGGCAGTTCCGCGACTGGCGCGATCTCGCTCTCGGCGATCAATCCCGTCGCATTTGCCTGGAGTTGCGCGTAGCCCGCGAGGAAGGCGGAAATGGCTGATTCA
The nucleotide sequence above comes from Chthoniobacterales bacterium. Encoded proteins:
- a CDS encoding UTP--glucose-1-phosphate uridylyltransferase, with the protein product MEQRIREKMQSAGLSESAISAFLAGYAQLQANATGLIAESEIAPVAELPKAGELQTTEAAAALLEKTVVIKLNGGLGTSMGLEKAKSLLPIRDGLTFLDLIARQILHLQKQGRVRFLLMNSFSTSADTLDFLKAYPELGTDLELMQNRVPKLEVETLAPIEWPANPALEWCPPGHGDIYPSLLGSGLLDRLLEGGVRYLFVSNADNLGATLDTAILEYFAASDLSFLMEVTKRTNADRKGGHLAKDVSTGRLLLRESAQCPDADMDEFQNIEKHRFFNTNNLWIRLDRLKETMLANNGVLPLPMIRNTKTVDPRDAGSPKVYQLETAMGAAIGAFADTGAIEVSRERFAPVKSTADLLALRSDAYQVTDDSRLVLAESRNGQPPFVDLDKNYKFVDQLDAAIPDGAPSLLECEKLVVKGPVRFDSAVKIAGNVSIENDSAETKVVPAGVLKNEIVRF